A window of Acinonyx jubatus isolate Ajub_Pintada_27869175 chromosome E4, VMU_Ajub_asm_v1.0, whole genome shotgun sequence contains these coding sequences:
- the TMEM183A gene encoding transmembrane protein 183A isoform X4: MARGPGPLGRPRPDTVAMPKRGKRLKFRAHDACSGRVTVADYANSDPAVVRSGRVKKAVANAVQQEDLDGAGGEEYPMDIWLLLASYIRPEDIVNFSLICKNAWTVTCTAAFWTRLYRRHYTLDASLPLRLRPESMEKLRCLRACVIRSLYHMYEPFAARISKNPAIPESTPSTLKNSKCLLFWCRKIVGNRQEPMWEFNFKFKKQSPRLKSKCMGGLQPPIQYEDVHTNPDQDCCLLQVTTLNFIFIPIVMGMIFTLFTINVSTDMRHHRVRLVFQDSPVRGGRKLRSEQGVQIILDPVHSVRLFDWWHPQYPFSLRA; the protein is encoded by the exons ATGGCCCGGGGTCCCGGCCCGCTAGGCCGGCCTCGCCCCGATACGGTCGCCATGCCCAAGAGAGGGAAGCGCCTCAAGTTCCGGGCCCACGACGCCTGCTCTGGACGAG TGACCGTGGCGGATTATGCCAACTCGGATCCGGCGGTCGTGAGGTCTGGACGGGTCAAGAAAGCCGTCGCCAATGCTGTTCAGCAGGAAG ACCTGGACGGGGCTGGAGGAGAAGAGTATCCCATGGATATTTGGCTATTGCTGGCCTCCTATATCCGTCCTGAGGACATTGTGAATTTTTCCCTGATTTGTAAGAATGCCTGGACTGTCACTTGCACTGCTGCCTTTTGGACCAGGTTGTACCGAAG GCACTACACGCTGGATGCCTCTCTGCCTTTGCGCCTGCGACCAGAGTCCATGGAGAAGCTGCGCTGTCTCCGGGCATGTGTGATCCGATCCCTGTACCATATGTATGAGCCATTTGCTGCTCGAATCTCCAAGAATCCAGCCATTCCAGAAAGCACTCCCAGCACATTAAAGAATTCCAAA tgCTTACTTTTCTGGTGCAGAAAGATTGTTGGGAACAGACAGGAACCAATGTGGGAATTCAACTTTAAGTTCAAAAAACAG TCCCCTAGATTAAAGAGCAAGTGTATGGGAGGGTTGCAGCCTCCCATTCAGTACGAAGATGTTCATACCAACCCAGACCAGGACTGCTGCCTACTACAGGTCACTACCCTCAACTTCATCTTTATTCCAATTGTCATGGGAATGATATTTACCCTG TTTACTATCAATGTGAGCACGGACATGCGGCATCATCGCGTGAGACTGGTGTTCCAGGACTCTCCTGTCCGTGGCGGCCGGAAACTGCGCAGCGAACAGGGCGTGCAAATCATCCTGGACCCAGTGCACAGCGTTCGACTCTTTGACTGGTGGCATCCTCAGTACCCATTCTCCCTGAGAGCATAG
- the TMEM183A gene encoding transmembrane protein 183A isoform X3 — MARGPGPLGRPRPDTVAMPKRGKRLKFRAHDACSGRVTVADYANSDPAVVRSGRVKKAVANAVQQEEDLDGAGGEEYPMDIWLLLASYIRPEDIVNFSLICKNAWTVTCTAAFWTRLYRRHYTLDASLPLRLRPESMEKLRCLRACVIRSLYHMYEPFAARISKNPAIPESTPSTLKNSKCLLFWCRKIVGNRQEPMWEFNFKFKKQSPRLKSKCMGGLQPPIQYEDVHTNPDQDCCLLQVTTLNFIFIPIVMGMIFTLFTINVSTDMRHHRVRLVFQDSPVRGGRKLRSEQGVQIILDPVHSVRLFDWWHPQYPFSLRA, encoded by the exons ATGGCCCGGGGTCCCGGCCCGCTAGGCCGGCCTCGCCCCGATACGGTCGCCATGCCCAAGAGAGGGAAGCGCCTCAAGTTCCGGGCCCACGACGCCTGCTCTGGACGAG TGACCGTGGCGGATTATGCCAACTCGGATCCGGCGGTCGTGAGGTCTGGACGGGTCAAGAAAGCCGTCGCCAATGCTGTTCAGCAGGAAG aaGACCTGGACGGGGCTGGAGGAGAAGAGTATCCCATGGATATTTGGCTATTGCTGGCCTCCTATATCCGTCCTGAGGACATTGTGAATTTTTCCCTGATTTGTAAGAATGCCTGGACTGTCACTTGCACTGCTGCCTTTTGGACCAGGTTGTACCGAAG GCACTACACGCTGGATGCCTCTCTGCCTTTGCGCCTGCGACCAGAGTCCATGGAGAAGCTGCGCTGTCTCCGGGCATGTGTGATCCGATCCCTGTACCATATGTATGAGCCATTTGCTGCTCGAATCTCCAAGAATCCAGCCATTCCAGAAAGCACTCCCAGCACATTAAAGAATTCCAAA tgCTTACTTTTCTGGTGCAGAAAGATTGTTGGGAACAGACAGGAACCAATGTGGGAATTCAACTTTAAGTTCAAAAAACAG TCCCCTAGATTAAAGAGCAAGTGTATGGGAGGGTTGCAGCCTCCCATTCAGTACGAAGATGTTCATACCAACCCAGACCAGGACTGCTGCCTACTACAGGTCACTACCCTCAACTTCATCTTTATTCCAATTGTCATGGGAATGATATTTACCCTG TTTACTATCAATGTGAGCACGGACATGCGGCATCATCGCGTGAGACTGGTGTTCCAGGACTCTCCTGTCCGTGGCGGCCGGAAACTGCGCAGCGAACAGGGCGTGCAAATCATCCTGGACCCAGTGCACAGCGTTCGACTCTTTGACTGGTGGCATCCTCAGTACCCATTCTCCCTGAGAGCATAG
- the TMEM183A gene encoding transmembrane protein 183A isoform X2 — protein MARGPGPLGRPRPDTVAMPKRGKRLKFRAHDACSGRVTVADYANSDPAVVRSGRVKKAVANAVQQEVKSLCGLEASQVPAVEALSGVGEPCDIIDSSDEMDAQEESIHERTVSRKKKSKRHKDLDGAGGEEYPMDIWLLLASYIRPEDIVNFSLICKNAWTVTCTAAFWTRLYRRHYTLDASLPLRLRPESMEKLRCLRACVIRSLYHMYEPFAARISKNPAIPESTPSTLKNSKCLLFWCRKIVGNRQEPMWEFNFKFKKQSPRLKSKCMGGLQPPIQYEDVHTNPDQDCCLLQVTTLNFIFIPIVMGMIFTLFTINVSTDMRHHRVRLVFQDSPVRGGRKLRSEQGVQIILDPVHSVRLFDWWHPQYPFSLRA, from the exons ATGGCCCGGGGTCCCGGCCCGCTAGGCCGGCCTCGCCCCGATACGGTCGCCATGCCCAAGAGAGGGAAGCGCCTCAAGTTCCGGGCCCACGACGCCTGCTCTGGACGAG TGACCGTGGCGGATTATGCCAACTCGGATCCGGCGGTCGTGAGGTCTGGACGGGTCAAGAAAGCCGTCGCCAATGCTGTTCAGCAGGAAG taaaaTCTCTTTGTGGCTTGGAAGCCTCCCAGGTTCCTGCAGTGGAAGCTCTTTCTGGGGTTGGTGAGCCCTGTGACATCATTGACAGCAGTGATGAGATGGATGCTCAGGAGGAGAGCATCCATGAGAGAACcgtctccagaaaaaaaaagagcaagaggcACAAAG ACCTGGACGGGGCTGGAGGAGAAGAGTATCCCATGGATATTTGGCTATTGCTGGCCTCCTATATCCGTCCTGAGGACATTGTGAATTTTTCCCTGATTTGTAAGAATGCCTGGACTGTCACTTGCACTGCTGCCTTTTGGACCAGGTTGTACCGAAG GCACTACACGCTGGATGCCTCTCTGCCTTTGCGCCTGCGACCAGAGTCCATGGAGAAGCTGCGCTGTCTCCGGGCATGTGTGATCCGATCCCTGTACCATATGTATGAGCCATTTGCTGCTCGAATCTCCAAGAATCCAGCCATTCCAGAAAGCACTCCCAGCACATTAAAGAATTCCAAA tgCTTACTTTTCTGGTGCAGAAAGATTGTTGGGAACAGACAGGAACCAATGTGGGAATTCAACTTTAAGTTCAAAAAACAG TCCCCTAGATTAAAGAGCAAGTGTATGGGAGGGTTGCAGCCTCCCATTCAGTACGAAGATGTTCATACCAACCCAGACCAGGACTGCTGCCTACTACAGGTCACTACCCTCAACTTCATCTTTATTCCAATTGTCATGGGAATGATATTTACCCTG TTTACTATCAATGTGAGCACGGACATGCGGCATCATCGCGTGAGACTGGTGTTCCAGGACTCTCCTGTCCGTGGCGGCCGGAAACTGCGCAGCGAACAGGGCGTGCAAATCATCCTGGACCCAGTGCACAGCGTTCGACTCTTTGACTGGTGGCATCCTCAGTACCCATTCTCCCTGAGAGCATAG
- the TMEM183A gene encoding transmembrane protein 183A isoform X1, with amino-acid sequence MARGPGPLGRPRPDTVAMPKRGKRLKFRAHDACSGRVTVADYANSDPAVVRSGRVKKAVANAVQQEVKSLCGLEASQVPAVEALSGVGEPCDIIDSSDEMDAQEESIHERTVSRKKKSKRHKEDLDGAGGEEYPMDIWLLLASYIRPEDIVNFSLICKNAWTVTCTAAFWTRLYRRHYTLDASLPLRLRPESMEKLRCLRACVIRSLYHMYEPFAARISKNPAIPESTPSTLKNSKCLLFWCRKIVGNRQEPMWEFNFKFKKQSPRLKSKCMGGLQPPIQYEDVHTNPDQDCCLLQVTTLNFIFIPIVMGMIFTLFTINVSTDMRHHRVRLVFQDSPVRGGRKLRSEQGVQIILDPVHSVRLFDWWHPQYPFSLRA; translated from the exons ATGGCCCGGGGTCCCGGCCCGCTAGGCCGGCCTCGCCCCGATACGGTCGCCATGCCCAAGAGAGGGAAGCGCCTCAAGTTCCGGGCCCACGACGCCTGCTCTGGACGAG TGACCGTGGCGGATTATGCCAACTCGGATCCGGCGGTCGTGAGGTCTGGACGGGTCAAGAAAGCCGTCGCCAATGCTGTTCAGCAGGAAG taaaaTCTCTTTGTGGCTTGGAAGCCTCCCAGGTTCCTGCAGTGGAAGCTCTTTCTGGGGTTGGTGAGCCCTGTGACATCATTGACAGCAGTGATGAGATGGATGCTCAGGAGGAGAGCATCCATGAGAGAACcgtctccagaaaaaaaaagagcaagaggcACAAAG aaGACCTGGACGGGGCTGGAGGAGAAGAGTATCCCATGGATATTTGGCTATTGCTGGCCTCCTATATCCGTCCTGAGGACATTGTGAATTTTTCCCTGATTTGTAAGAATGCCTGGACTGTCACTTGCACTGCTGCCTTTTGGACCAGGTTGTACCGAAG GCACTACACGCTGGATGCCTCTCTGCCTTTGCGCCTGCGACCAGAGTCCATGGAGAAGCTGCGCTGTCTCCGGGCATGTGTGATCCGATCCCTGTACCATATGTATGAGCCATTTGCTGCTCGAATCTCCAAGAATCCAGCCATTCCAGAAAGCACTCCCAGCACATTAAAGAATTCCAAA tgCTTACTTTTCTGGTGCAGAAAGATTGTTGGGAACAGACAGGAACCAATGTGGGAATTCAACTTTAAGTTCAAAAAACAG TCCCCTAGATTAAAGAGCAAGTGTATGGGAGGGTTGCAGCCTCCCATTCAGTACGAAGATGTTCATACCAACCCAGACCAGGACTGCTGCCTACTACAGGTCACTACCCTCAACTTCATCTTTATTCCAATTGTCATGGGAATGATATTTACCCTG TTTACTATCAATGTGAGCACGGACATGCGGCATCATCGCGTGAGACTGGTGTTCCAGGACTCTCCTGTCCGTGGCGGCCGGAAACTGCGCAGCGAACAGGGCGTGCAAATCATCCTGGACCCAGTGCACAGCGTTCGACTCTTTGACTGGTGGCATCCTCAGTACCCATTCTCCCTGAGAGCATAG
- the TMEM183A gene encoding transmembrane protein 183A isoform X5 produces MARGPGPLGRPRPDTVAMPKRGKRLKFRAHDACSGRVTVADYANSDPAVVRSGRVKKAVANAVQQEVKSLCGLEASQVPAVEALSGVGEPCDIIDSSDEMDAQEESIHERTVSRKKKSKRHKEDLDGAGGEEYPMDIWLLLASYIRPEDIVNFSLICKNAWTVTCTAAFWTRLYRRHYTLDASLPLRLRPESMEKLRCLRACVIRSLYHMYEPFAARISKNPAIPESTPSTLKNSKCLLFWCRKIVGNRQEPMWEFNFKFKKQIKEQVYGRVAASHSVRRCSYQPRPGLLPTTGHYPQLHLYSNCHGNDIYPVYYQCEHGHAASSRETGVPGLSCPWRPETAQRTGRANHPGPSAQRSTL; encoded by the exons ATGGCCCGGGGTCCCGGCCCGCTAGGCCGGCCTCGCCCCGATACGGTCGCCATGCCCAAGAGAGGGAAGCGCCTCAAGTTCCGGGCCCACGACGCCTGCTCTGGACGAG TGACCGTGGCGGATTATGCCAACTCGGATCCGGCGGTCGTGAGGTCTGGACGGGTCAAGAAAGCCGTCGCCAATGCTGTTCAGCAGGAAG taaaaTCTCTTTGTGGCTTGGAAGCCTCCCAGGTTCCTGCAGTGGAAGCTCTTTCTGGGGTTGGTGAGCCCTGTGACATCATTGACAGCAGTGATGAGATGGATGCTCAGGAGGAGAGCATCCATGAGAGAACcgtctccagaaaaaaaaagagcaagaggcACAAAG aaGACCTGGACGGGGCTGGAGGAGAAGAGTATCCCATGGATATTTGGCTATTGCTGGCCTCCTATATCCGTCCTGAGGACATTGTGAATTTTTCCCTGATTTGTAAGAATGCCTGGACTGTCACTTGCACTGCTGCCTTTTGGACCAGGTTGTACCGAAG GCACTACACGCTGGATGCCTCTCTGCCTTTGCGCCTGCGACCAGAGTCCATGGAGAAGCTGCGCTGTCTCCGGGCATGTGTGATCCGATCCCTGTACCATATGTATGAGCCATTTGCTGCTCGAATCTCCAAGAATCCAGCCATTCCAGAAAGCACTCCCAGCACATTAAAGAATTCCAAA tgCTTACTTTTCTGGTGCAGAAAGATTGTTGGGAACAGACAGGAACCAATGTGGGAATTCAACTTTAAGTTCAAAAAACAG ATTAAAGAGCAAGTGTATGGGAGGGTTGCAGCCTCCCATTCAGTACGAAGATGTTCATACCAACCCAGACCAGGACTGCTGCCTACTACAGGTCACTACCCTCAACTTCATCTTTATTCCAATTGTCATGGGAATGATATTTACCCTG TTTACTATCAATGTGAGCACGGACATGCGGCATCATCGCGTGAGACTGGTGTTCCAGGACTCTCCTGTCCGTGGCGGCCGGAAACTGCGCAGCGAACAGGGCGTGCAAATCATCCTGGACCCAGTGCACAGCGTTCGACTCTTTGA
- the TMEM183A gene encoding transmembrane protein 183A isoform X6: protein MARGPGPLGRPRPDTVAMPKRGKRLKFRAHDACSGRVTVADYANSDPAVVRSGRVKKAVANAVQQEVKSLCGLEASQVPAVEALSGVGEPCDIIDSSDEMDAQEESIHERTVSRKKKSKRHKDLDGAGGEEYPMDIWLLLASYIRPEDIVNFSLICKNAWTVTCTAAFWTRLYRRHYTLDASLPLRLRPESMEKLRCLRACVIRSLYHMYEPFAARISKNPAIPESTPSTLKNSKCLLFWCRKIVGNRQEPMWEFNFKFKKQIKEQVYGRVAASHSVRRCSYQPRPGLLPTTGHYPQLHLYSNCHGNDIYPVYYQCEHGHAASSRETGVPGLSCPWRPETAQRTGRANHPGPSAQRSTL, encoded by the exons ATGGCCCGGGGTCCCGGCCCGCTAGGCCGGCCTCGCCCCGATACGGTCGCCATGCCCAAGAGAGGGAAGCGCCTCAAGTTCCGGGCCCACGACGCCTGCTCTGGACGAG TGACCGTGGCGGATTATGCCAACTCGGATCCGGCGGTCGTGAGGTCTGGACGGGTCAAGAAAGCCGTCGCCAATGCTGTTCAGCAGGAAG taaaaTCTCTTTGTGGCTTGGAAGCCTCCCAGGTTCCTGCAGTGGAAGCTCTTTCTGGGGTTGGTGAGCCCTGTGACATCATTGACAGCAGTGATGAGATGGATGCTCAGGAGGAGAGCATCCATGAGAGAACcgtctccagaaaaaaaaagagcaagaggcACAAAG ACCTGGACGGGGCTGGAGGAGAAGAGTATCCCATGGATATTTGGCTATTGCTGGCCTCCTATATCCGTCCTGAGGACATTGTGAATTTTTCCCTGATTTGTAAGAATGCCTGGACTGTCACTTGCACTGCTGCCTTTTGGACCAGGTTGTACCGAAG GCACTACACGCTGGATGCCTCTCTGCCTTTGCGCCTGCGACCAGAGTCCATGGAGAAGCTGCGCTGTCTCCGGGCATGTGTGATCCGATCCCTGTACCATATGTATGAGCCATTTGCTGCTCGAATCTCCAAGAATCCAGCCATTCCAGAAAGCACTCCCAGCACATTAAAGAATTCCAAA tgCTTACTTTTCTGGTGCAGAAAGATTGTTGGGAACAGACAGGAACCAATGTGGGAATTCAACTTTAAGTTCAAAAAACAG ATTAAAGAGCAAGTGTATGGGAGGGTTGCAGCCTCCCATTCAGTACGAAGATGTTCATACCAACCCAGACCAGGACTGCTGCCTACTACAGGTCACTACCCTCAACTTCATCTTTATTCCAATTGTCATGGGAATGATATTTACCCTG TTTACTATCAATGTGAGCACGGACATGCGGCATCATCGCGTGAGACTGGTGTTCCAGGACTCTCCTGTCCGTGGCGGCCGGAAACTGCGCAGCGAACAGGGCGTGCAAATCATCCTGGACCCAGTGCACAGCGTTCGACTCTTTGA